CGCCCTTACTCGGGCAGCATCGCGGTGACTTCGATCTCGACCTTCGCCCCGTGCTCGACGTAGCCGGCCACCTGCAGCGCCATCATCACCGGGAAGTGGCGCCCGATCAGCTCGCGGTACACTTCGCCGATCTCGGCCAGGCGGGCGTTGTATTCCGCGGCGTCGGCGAGGAACCAGTTCATCCGCACGATGTGCTCGGGGCGGGCGCCGCCGGCGGCGAGGATGGCGACGATGTTGGTCAGCGCCTGGCGGACCTGGCCGACCAGGTCGTCAGTGCGGAACACTTCCTGCTCGTCCCAGCCGACCTGGCCGGCGACGAACACCGTG
The window above is part of the Thauera aromatica K172 genome. Proteins encoded here:
- a CDS encoding RidA family protein, yielding MQVLQPPGWKRPKGYSNGIIASGRTVFVAGQVGWDEQEVFRTDDLVGQVRQALTNIVAILAAGGARPEHIVRMNWFLADAAEYNARLAEIGEVYRELIGRHFPVMMALQVAGYVEHGAKVEIEVTAMLPE